One genomic window of Clostridium taeniosporum includes the following:
- a CDS encoding MATE family efflux transporter: protein MNNQKRLGEIGIGKLLLEFSIPAIVGMLVITLYNIIDRIYIGNIPEIGNLAITGVGITLPIMTIVLAFGMLVGIGTATRISIKLGEHDKESAEHHLGNAFTLIILISIFLTVVGLVFMRPLLSMFGASTNTIGYAVDYIRIIFIGTIFNMIGFGLNHSIRSDGSPKIAMLSMLIGAITNIILDPIFIFSLNLGVAGAAISTVISQIVSTIWILYYFTKGKGVLKIRRKYLKLNKEVVASIFLIGMSPFSMQVAQCAVQVVSNNSLQTYGGDAAIGAMTIINSLVMIFLMPIFGLNQGMQPIVGYNFGAKKYDRAKKTLKYTTIVATIIVIIGFIVVETIPELLISIFNRDPELLRIGVSGMRIFLVMLPLIGAQIVITNYFQSIGKVKVSMFLSLLRQVIILIPFLIIIPKFIGLTGVWVAGSASDLISSLITLIVFLRYNNNLKKDLIKQNHTQIVEA, encoded by the coding sequence TTGAATAATCAAAAGAGATTAGGCGAAATAGGAATAGGAAAATTATTATTAGAATTTTCAATACCAGCTATTGTTGGAATGCTAGTAATTACTTTATATAATATAATTGATAGAATTTACATTGGTAATATTCCTGAAATAGGTAATTTAGCCATAACTGGAGTCGGGATAACATTGCCTATTATGACAATTGTTCTAGCATTTGGTATGTTAGTCGGAATAGGGACAGCTACAAGAATATCAATTAAATTAGGTGAGCATGATAAAGAAAGTGCAGAACATCACTTAGGAAATGCTTTTACATTAATAATTTTAATAAGTATATTTTTAACTGTAGTAGGATTAGTTTTTATGCGTCCACTTCTAAGTATGTTTGGAGCAAGTACAAACACTATAGGTTATGCAGTTGATTATATTAGAATAATATTTATTGGAACGATATTTAATATGATTGGTTTTGGTTTAAATCATTCTATAAGAAGTGATGGAAGCCCTAAAATTGCAATGCTTTCAATGTTGATAGGAGCAATTACGAATATAATATTAGATCCTATATTTATATTTAGCTTAAATCTTGGAGTAGCAGGTGCAGCAATTTCTACGGTAATTTCTCAAATAGTATCAACTATATGGATTTTATATTACTTTACTAAAGGCAAGGGTGTACTTAAAATAAGAAGAAAATATCTAAAGTTAAATAAGGAAGTTGTTGCTAGTATATTTTTAATTGGTATGAGTCCATTTAGTATGCAAGTTGCTCAATGTGCAGTACAAGTCGTTTCAAATAATTCTCTTCAAACGTATGGAGGAGATGCTGCAATTGGAGCTATGACAATAATAAATAGTTTAGTTATGATATTTTTAATGCCTATTTTTGGATTGAATCAAGGCATGCAACCAATTGTAGGTTATAATTTTGGAGCTAAAAAATATGATAGAGCTAAAAAGACATTAAAATATACAACAATAGTAGCTACTATAATAGTAATAATAGGATTTATAGTTGTAGAAACAATTCCTGAATTGTTAATCTCAATATTTAATAGAGATCCAGAGCTCTTAAGAATTGGTGTATCAGGAATGAGAATATTTTTAGTTATGTTACCACTAATAGGAGCACAAATAGTAATAACAAATTACTTCCAGTCAATAGGTAAAGTAAAAGTTTCAATGTTTTTAAGTTTATTAAGACAAGTGATAATTTTAATACCATTTTTAATAATAATTCCAAAATTTATTGGATTGACAGGAGTATGGGTTGCAGGATCAGCTTCTGATTTAATTTCATCATTAATAACTTTAATAGTATTTTTAAGATATAATAATAATTTAAAAAAAGATTTAATTAAACAAAATCATACTCAGATAGTAGAAGCTTAG
- a CDS encoding nucleoside recognition domain-containing protein, producing MINYIWFAMIFFGILIGLISGNGDIISKSIVNSSGSTVTFIIELTGIMCFWCGVMRVAEKSGLTEKISRLLKPLLKLIFKDAAKDEKALGAIVMNLTANMMGLSNAATPFGIKAMEEMDRLNDKKERASNDMVLFLVLNAACIQIVPSTIISIRAACNSANPGVIIIPALISTATAATVGIICAKILQKYF from the coding sequence ATGATTAATTATATTTGGTTTGCTATGATTTTTTTTGGAATTTTGATTGGATTAATAAGTGGTAATGGAGATATAATTTCTAAATCAATAGTTAATTCATCAGGTTCAACAGTTACTTTTATAATTGAACTTACAGGAATTATGTGTTTTTGGTGTGGAGTAATGAGGGTTGCAGAGAAAAGTGGATTAACAGAAAAAATATCTAGATTATTAAAGCCTCTCTTAAAACTTATTTTTAAAGATGCAGCCAAAGATGAAAAAGCCTTAGGTGCAATAGTTATGAATCTTACAGCAAATATGATGGGGCTTTCTAATGCCGCAACACCTTTTGGAATCAAAGCTATGGAAGAAATGGATAGGTTAAATGATAAGAAGGAAAGGGCATCTAATGATATGGTGCTTTTTTTAGTTTTAAATGCAGCATGTATTCAAATAGTACCTTCAACAATTATATCTATAAGAGCAGCATGTAATTCAGCTAATCCTGGGGTTATTATAATTCCTGCCTTAATATCTACGGCAACAGCCGCAACAGTAGGAATAATATGTGCCAAAATATTACAGAAATATTTTTAA
- a CDS encoding nucleoside recognition domain-containing protein: MLNYLSKSIIPIIFLLIITYGMIEGRKVYEWFIEGAKEGLNVCLRIFPALLAMIIAVQIFKESNLLEVLNNLIAPIGNLIGLPKEIIPLIIIKPLSGSGAIGVFTDIIKSFGPDTKIGLISSVIMGTTETIFYTITVYFGAVKVKKIRHTLWSAIFADLVAIIMAVFMVNLFLIK, encoded by the coding sequence ATGCTCAATTATTTAAGTAAAAGTATAATTCCTATAATTTTTTTATTGATTATAACCTATGGGATGATAGAAGGTCGTAAAGTCTATGAATGGTTTATAGAAGGTGCAAAAGAAGGACTAAATGTATGTTTAAGAATATTCCCAGCATTATTAGCTATGATTATAGCAGTTCAAATTTTTAAAGAATCCAATTTATTAGAGGTTTTAAATAATTTAATTGCGCCAATAGGAAATTTAATAGGATTACCTAAAGAAATAATACCATTAATAATTATTAAACCACTTTCAGGTAGTGGTGCCATTGGAGTCTTTACAGATATAATAAAAAGTTTTGGACCTGATACAAAAATAGGATTAATTTCATCAGTTATAATGGGGACAACTGAAACTATTTTTTATACAATTACGGTTTACTTTGGTGCTGTAAAAGTAAAGAAAATAAGACATACATTGTGGTCAGCTATTTTTGCTGATTTAGTAGCAATAATAATGGCTGTATTTATGGTTAATTTATTTCTAATTAAATAA
- a CDS encoding phasin family protein, translated as MIKEARNLFIAMVGATTMTYEKANEVINTLVEKGKVTMEEGKELSEELKREIKEKKENVKIFANEKINEIKPITKDDIYDIFKKFDFITKEEFNELKQRVDNIEEKLRDK; from the coding sequence ATGATTAAAGAAGCTAGAAATTTATTCATTGCTATGGTTGGAGCTACAACTATGACTTATGAAAAAGCTAATGAAGTTATAAATACATTAGTTGAAAAAGGAAAAGTAACAATGGAGGAAGGCAAAGAGCTTTCAGAAGAGTTGAAAAGAGAGATAAAAGAGAAAAAGGAAAATGTAAAAATATTTGCTAATGAAAAAATTAATGAAATCAAACCTATTACAAAAGATGATATATATGATATATTTAAAAAGTTTGACTTTATTACAAAAGAAGAATTCAATGAGTTAAAACAAAGAGTAGATAACATAGAAGAAAAATTAAGAGACAAGTAA
- a CDS encoding ABC1 kinase family protein yields the protein MTKQSSERLKKIIKVFASYGFGYIFDSKKAEDKKSPANLRNAFEELGPTFIKLGQIMSTRPDILPKEYIDELVKLQDSAPQEDFTIMKSVLENSLKISLEEYFKYIDKFPIASASIAQVYKGVLKDGRNVVVKIQRPNIYEEIHLDIAIIMRIFKLTKTKIKLPIDPIEALQEIKITAEEELDFILEGKNVEKFRNNNKNVISIYTPYVVKGLLSNKVLVLEKIDGFKINDLKQIKNNGYNHKDIAKKLALSYCKQIFKDGFFHGDPHPGNLLISCGKICFIDFGIVGQLNEGTKKNLNSMMLAIATRDKEKLIECILAVSIKKGKVNRMHLYDGVSYMFDTYLTTSIKNIKISVLVQEIFHLTRENNLQLPRELVSLIRGIIILEGVIVEIDPELEIIDVIVSFIKEKNKDIIFDTLTSEELLVSLYSFGRDGIRIPSKMLELLTKMSLGESKFQFVVEDKEYIFQELNKMINRIITGLLVAALIIGSSLVISKNVGPKYNGVSLIGIVGYSISIIFALILLINMIKYWYFNIKNKK from the coding sequence GTGACTAAACAATCTTCTGAAAGATTAAAAAAAATAATAAAAGTTTTTGCAAGTTATGGTTTCGGATATATATTTGATAGCAAAAAAGCTGAAGATAAAAAATCTCCTGCTAACTTAAGAAATGCCTTTGAAGAACTTGGACCAACATTTATAAAGTTAGGCCAAATAATGAGTACAAGGCCAGATATACTTCCAAAAGAATATATAGATGAATTAGTAAAATTGCAAGATTCTGCACCACAAGAAGATTTTACTATAATGAAATCTGTATTAGAAAATTCTTTAAAAATCTCTTTAGAAGAATATTTTAAATATATTGATAAATTTCCAATAGCTTCTGCATCTATAGCACAAGTTTATAAAGGTGTATTAAAAGATGGTAGGAATGTAGTTGTAAAAATACAAAGACCTAATATATATGAAGAAATACATTTGGATATAGCTATTATAATGAGAATATTTAAACTTACAAAAACAAAGATAAAACTACCAATTGATCCTATAGAAGCTTTACAAGAAATAAAAATAACGGCTGAAGAGGAATTAGATTTTATTTTAGAAGGAAAAAATGTTGAAAAGTTTAGAAATAATAATAAAAATGTAATTTCTATTTATACACCTTATGTTGTAAAAGGATTGTTAAGTAATAAAGTATTAGTATTAGAGAAAATAGATGGTTTTAAGATAAATGATTTGAAGCAAATTAAAAATAATGGATATAACCATAAAGATATTGCAAAAAAATTAGCACTATCTTATTGTAAACAAATTTTTAAAGATGGATTTTTTCATGGAGATCCTCATCCAGGAAATCTACTAATAAGTTGTGGGAAAATTTGCTTTATTGACTTTGGTATTGTAGGTCAATTAAATGAGGGAACTAAAAAAAATTTAAATTCAATGATGTTAGCAATAGCAACTAGAGATAAAGAAAAATTAATAGAATGTATATTAGCAGTTTCAATAAAAAAAGGTAAAGTAAATAGAATGCACCTATATGATGGGGTATCATATATGTTTGATACATATTTAACTACATCAATAAAAAATATAAAAATATCTGTATTAGTACAAGAAATATTTCATTTAACAAGAGAAAACAATTTACAATTACCAAGGGAATTAGTATCTCTAATAAGAGGAATAATAATACTTGAAGGTGTAATAGTTGAAATAGATCCAGAACTAGAAATTATAGATGTTATAGTATCTTTTATAAAAGAAAAAAATAAGGATATAATATTTGATACTCTAACAAGTGAAGAACTATTAGTATCATTATATTCTTTTGGAAGAGATGGAATTAGGATACCATCTAAAATGTTAGAATTATTAACTAAAATGTCTTTAGGAGAAAGTAAATTTCAATTTGTAGTTGAAGATAAGGAATATATATTTCAAGAATTGAATAAAATGATAAATAGAATAATAACAGGTTTATTAGTAGCAGCATTGATTATAGGATCATCATTAGTAATAAGTAAAAATGTAGGCCCTAAATACAATGGGGTGTCATTAATTGGTATTGTGGGATATAGTATTTCAATTATTTTTGCATTAATACTTTTAATAAACATGATAAAATATTGGTATTTTAATATAAAAAATAAAAAATAA
- a CDS encoding Na+/H+ antiporter NhaC family protein: MKKINKYHVFLLTFMMFFMTSTVAFAEEVDPSVINSTKFGWFTILPPLVAIILAFITKDVVISLFIGILSGSFLLNLSGGNPFYALIQAFLDFVQRALNSLADPWNAGIVLQVMAIGGVISLVSRMGGARAIAEALAKKAKSPVSTQIITWLLGIFVFFDDYANSLIVGPIMKPVADKMKISRQRLAFIIDATAAPVAGIAIISTWIGLELGLIRDGFASLGQQVDAFGVFLSTIPYRFYNILILVFVVASSLMLRDFGPMRKAEIKARQGESFNKEVALDKEMEDEIKVKEGVKLSIWNAIIPIGALIISALASFYYSGYTTIMGGEDQTLINIMSTSPASFAAIREAFAASDAAVALFQSALFASIVAILMAVSKKIFTLSEAIDNWIHGMKGLIITGVILILAWSLGSVIKELGTAAFLVSKLSSTVPGFLLPSIIFVLGAVISFATGTAYGTMGILMPLAIPLSYSISPEMGYVVMSASAVLTGAIFGDHCSPISDTTIMSSMGAGCDHIEHVKTQLPYSLSVAAITILFGYIPVGLGLPIWIVLPIAILAIIGLVYFVGKPVENFNE; the protein is encoded by the coding sequence ATGAAAAAAATTAATAAGTATCATGTATTTTTATTAACATTTATGATGTTTTTTATGACATCAACAGTTGCTTTTGCTGAAGAGGTAGATCCTTCAGTAATTAATTCAACTAAATTTGGATGGTTTACTATATTACCACCACTTGTAGCTATAATATTAGCATTTATAACTAAGGATGTTGTAATATCACTGTTTATAGGAATTTTATCTGGATCTTTTTTATTAAATTTATCTGGAGGAAATCCATTTTATGCACTTATTCAAGCTTTCTTAGATTTTGTTCAAAGAGCATTAAATTCTTTAGCTGATCCATGGAATGCAGGGATAGTACTTCAAGTTATGGCTATTGGAGGAGTAATTAGTTTAGTTAGTAGAATGGGTGGAGCAAGGGCTATTGCAGAAGCTTTAGCAAAAAAAGCTAAAAGTCCTGTAAGTACTCAAATAATTACTTGGTTACTTGGTATTTTTGTATTTTTTGATGATTATGCAAATTCACTAATAGTTGGTCCAATAATGAAACCAGTAGCAGATAAAATGAAGATTTCTAGACAAAGATTAGCATTTATAATTGATGCAACAGCAGCTCCGGTAGCAGGAATTGCAATAATATCAACATGGATTGGTTTAGAATTAGGACTTATAAGAGATGGTTTTGCAAGTTTAGGACAACAAGTAGATGCATTTGGAGTATTTTTAAGTACAATTCCATATAGATTTTACAATATATTAATTTTAGTATTTGTTGTTGCAAGCTCTTTAATGTTAAGAGATTTTGGTCCAATGAGAAAAGCAGAAATTAAAGCAAGACAAGGAGAGTCTTTTAATAAAGAAGTTGCTTTAGATAAAGAAATGGAAGATGAAATCAAAGTAAAAGAAGGAGTAAAATTAAGTATTTGGAATGCTATTATTCCAATAGGAGCTTTAATTATTTCCGCTCTTGCAAGTTTTTATTATAGTGGTTATACAACAATAATGGGCGGCGAAGATCAAACTTTGATAAATATTATGAGTACTTCACCAGCGTCATTTGCTGCGATAAGAGAAGCTTTTGCAGCTTCAGATGCAGCTGTAGCATTATTCCAATCAGCTTTATTTGCTTCTATAGTAGCTATATTAATGGCAGTAAGTAAAAAAATATTTACATTATCAGAAGCAATAGATAATTGGATACATGGAATGAAAGGTCTTATAATAACTGGAGTTATTTTAATTCTTGCATGGTCTTTAGGATCAGTAATTAAAGAACTTGGTACAGCTGCATTTTTAGTAAGTAAGTTATCAAGTACAGTTCCAGGATTTTTATTACCAAGTATAATATTTGTTTTAGGTGCTGTAATATCATTTGCAACAGGAACAGCTTATGGAACTATGGGAATTTTAATGCCACTTGCAATTCCACTTTCATATTCAATTTCACCAGAAATGGGATATGTAGTTATGAGTGCTAGTGCAGTTCTTACTGGAGCCATATTTGGAGATCATTGTTCACCAATATCAGATACAACAATAATGTCTTCAATGGGGGCAGGATGTGATCATATAGAACATGTTAAAACTCAATTACCATATTCATTATCAGTAGCAGCAATAACAATATTATTTGGATATATACCAGTAGGACTTGGATTACCTATATGGATAGTATTACCTATTGCTATATTAGCAATAATAGGTTTGGTTTATTTTGTAGGAAAACCAGTAGAAAATTTTAATGAATAG
- a CDS encoding aminopeptidase P family protein, with product MRTSEKLEKLREIMKKENIDYYVIPSSDFHQSEYVSEHFKSRAYITGFTGSAGTALIGKEKGILWTDGRYFIQAEKQLKDSGIELYKMRIPGWPTLTEWLMDNMKSGETLGFDGRLFSIKEYKEFKNIKNKKDINIVMDKDLIQEIWSNKPQLPKEKVFLHDIKYCGKSAKEKIQEVRAEMKKMGGSSYIISSLDDIAWLYNIRGNDVKDTPVALAYAIINEKKATLYIDKDKLSNEDEIELNKQGIEVEEYNKIFDDTKQVEDSVIVDSNKVSGYIFTLINSNVKIIEEENITTKLKAIKNGVEIENLRNCQIKDGVAMVRLLKWLKENVGKENITELTVADKLLELRSKGDLFVEESFGTIAGYKDHAAMMHYSATKESAYELKPEGILLVDSGGQYFDGTTDITRSFILGKLTDEEKKDFTLVLKSHINLMKAKFLKGTTGSNLDILARTILWDEGIDYKCGTGHGVGFFLSVHEGPQSIRPVPNTVILEPGMILTNEPGVYKEGKHGIRTENVMLVVKDIETEEGGEFYKFEVMSYCPIDLEGIDKTLLTDAERKWLNNYHKETYKKLSPHLNEEEKNFLKNATREI from the coding sequence ATGAGAACTTCTGAAAAGCTAGAAAAATTAAGAGAAATAATGAAAAAAGAAAACATAGACTACTATGTGATTCCTAGTAGTGATTTTCATCAAAGTGAATATGTATCTGAACACTTTAAATCAAGAGCTTATATAACAGGGTTTACAGGATCAGCAGGAACTGCATTAATAGGAAAAGAAAAAGGAATTTTATGGACTGATGGTAGGTATTTTATTCAAGCTGAAAAACAATTAAAGGATTCAGGAATTGAATTATATAAAATGAGAATACCAGGATGGCCAACTTTAACTGAATGGTTAATGGATAATATGAAATCTGGAGAAACCTTAGGATTTGATGGAAGATTATTTTCTATAAAGGAATATAAAGAATTTAAAAATATAAAGAATAAAAAAGATATAAATATAGTTATGGATAAAGATCTAATTCAAGAAATTTGGAGTAATAAGCCACAACTACCTAAAGAAAAGGTTTTTTTACATGATATAAAATATTGTGGAAAATCAGCAAAAGAAAAAATTCAAGAAGTTAGAGCTGAAATGAAAAAAATGGGTGGATCTTCATATATAATATCTTCATTAGATGATATTGCTTGGCTTTATAATATAAGAGGAAATGATGTAAAAGATACTCCTGTTGCATTAGCTTATGCAATAATAAATGAAAAAAAAGCTACATTATATATAGATAAAGATAAACTATCAAATGAAGATGAAATAGAGTTAAATAAACAAGGAATTGAAGTAGAAGAATATAATAAAATATTTGATGATACCAAGCAGGTAGAAGATAGTGTTATAGTAGATTCAAATAAGGTAAGTGGATATATTTTTACATTAATAAATAGTAATGTAAAAATAATTGAAGAGGAAAATATAACAACAAAACTAAAAGCCATAAAAAATGGTGTTGAAATAGAGAATCTTAGAAATTGCCAAATAAAAGATGGCGTAGCTATGGTTAGATTATTAAAGTGGCTTAAAGAAAATGTAGGAAAAGAAAATATAACAGAACTTACTGTAGCTGATAAGTTATTAGAACTTAGAAGTAAAGGTGATCTTTTTGTAGAAGAAAGTTTTGGAACAATTGCTGGATATAAAGATCATGCTGCTATGATGCATTATTCAGCTACAAAAGAAAGTGCTTATGAATTGAAACCAGAAGGAATTCTTTTAGTTGATTCTGGTGGACAATATTTTGATGGAACTACAGATATAACTAGAAGTTTTATATTAGGAAAGTTAACAGATGAAGAAAAGAAAGACTTTACTTTAGTTTTAAAATCTCATATAAATCTTATGAAAGCAAAATTTTTAAAAGGAACAACAGGTTCAAATTTAGATATATTAGCAAGAACTATTTTATGGGATGAAGGTATAGATTATAAATGTGGAACAGGACATGGTGTAGGATTTTTCTTAAGTGTTCATGAAGGACCACAATCAATAAGACCAGTTCCTAATACTGTAATTTTAGAACCAGGAATGATATTAACAAATGAACCAGGAGTATATAAAGAAGGAAAACATGGAATACGTACTGAAAATGTAATGCTAGTAGTTAAGGATATTGAAACTGAAGAAGGTGGAGAATTTTATAAATTTGAAGTAATGTCATATTGTCCAATAGATTTAGAGGGGATAGATAAAACATTATTGACAGATGCAGAGAGAAAATGGTTAAACAATTATCATAAAGAGACTTATAAGAAATTAAGTCCTCATTTAAATGAAGAAGAAAAGAATTTTCTTAAAAATGCAACTAGGGAAATATAA
- a CDS encoding FUSC family protein → MKNFKLPKIGLRNLKTALAVSLCMFIFEFFHRQDSFYACIAAVVCMKDTVSNSFTMGKNRLIGTFLGGLIGLFVIFASIQIPFLYNITPITTGLGIIFSIYICTLLNKPGSVIICCIVFISIMVNHPSGPGSYIYAVTRCMDTTVGIVVAVVINKFIHPPKEKHKK, encoded by the coding sequence TTGAAAAATTTTAAACTTCCCAAGATAGGGCTAAGGAACTTAAAAACTGCATTAGCTGTTTCTTTATGCATGTTTATATTTGAATTTTTTCATCGTCAAGATTCATTTTATGCATGTATAGCCGCTGTTGTTTGTATGAAAGATACTGTATCTAACTCTTTTACAATGGGTAAAAACAGGTTAATAGGTACTTTCTTAGGTGGATTAATTGGACTATTTGTCATATTTGCAAGTATTCAAATTCCTTTTTTATACAATATAACTCCTATTACTACTGGTCTTGGAATAATCTTTTCAATATACATATGTACATTATTAAATAAACCTGGATCAGTAATTATATGTTGTATAGTATTTATAAGTATTATGGTAAATCATCCTTCTGGACCTGGTTCTTACATATATGCTGTAACACGATGTATGGATACTACAGTTGGAATAGTTGTTGCTGTTGTTATAAATAAGTTTATACATCCTCCAAAAGAAAAACATAAAAAATAA
- a CDS encoding sigma-54 interaction domain-containing protein, with amino-acid sequence MRIVREIKINNGNKYLNFKAIVSIIRNFFALEEIYNVKILLDIKEKGEIPATIILGYILLNISKVKELTLIIDGNNDLELVFKNIQALFQNYINKDNSLNNINVYNTYGLVINNKSDDGKITNKNNTNNAFNKFIGKSNKILEVLILATKSARSSATVLIRGKSGTGKELIAEGIHNASERKKGPFIRVNCAAIPENLIESELFGHEKGSFTGAIKRKLGKFELANNGTIFLDEIGEMNRNTQAKILRVLQYKEFQRVGGEETIKVDVRIIAATHRNLEEMVKSGDFREDLYYRLNVIPISIPSLKERIDDIPILVNHFINKFQKKGEHKQFSKDVMNIFMSYSWNGNVRELENVIERIIALNESDVITIKDIPLYIKEEVKKENKNNIKVFTDNNILNSSKNEILNIIQNSDEVLPMKAYEKMIIEKALRKYGSFNAAGKVLGLNHKTIASKAKEFGIEKTINWRRK; translated from the coding sequence ATGAGAATTGTTAGAGAAATAAAAATTAATAATGGTAATAAGTATTTAAATTTTAAAGCAATAGTGTCTATTATAAGAAATTTTTTTGCTTTAGAAGAAATATATAATGTTAAAATACTTCTCGATATTAAAGAAAAGGGTGAAATTCCAGCTACAATAATATTAGGTTATATACTTTTAAATATATCGAAAGTAAAAGAATTAACTTTAATAATAGATGGAAATAATGATTTAGAATTAGTATTTAAAAATATACAAGCTTTATTTCAAAATTATATTAATAAAGACAATAGTTTAAATAATATAAATGTATATAATACTTATGGCTTGGTCATTAACAATAAATCAGATGATGGTAAGATAACTAATAAAAACAATACAAATAATGCATTTAATAAATTTATAGGAAAAAGTAATAAGATTTTAGAGGTTTTAATTTTAGCCACTAAGTCAGCAAGGAGTTCTGCAACAGTACTTATAAGAGGAAAAAGCGGTACTGGTAAGGAATTAATTGCTGAAGGTATTCATAATGCAAGTGAACGCAAAAAAGGACCTTTTATACGCGTTAACTGTGCAGCTATACCAGAAAATTTAATAGAAAGTGAATTGTTTGGACATGAAAAGGGATCCTTTACAGGCGCAATAAAGAGAAAATTAGGAAAATTTGAATTGGCTAATAATGGTACAATATTTCTTGATGAAATAGGTGAAATGAATAGAAATACTCAAGCTAAAATTTTAAGGGTATTACAATATAAGGAATTTCAACGAGTTGGTGGAGAAGAAACTATAAAAGTAGATGTTAGAATTATTGCAGCTACTCATAGAAATTTAGAAGAGATGGTTAAATCGGGTGATTTTAGAGAAGATTTGTATTATAGATTAAATGTTATTCCTATATCAATTCCTTCTTTAAAGGAGAGGATAGATGATATTCCAATATTAGTAAATCATTTTATTAATAAATTTCAAAAAAAAGGAGAACACAAACAATTTTCAAAAGATGTAATGAATATTTTTATGAGTTATTCATGGAATGGAAACGTTAGGGAACTAGAAAATGTAATAGAGAGAATAATCGCATTAAATGAAAGTGATGTTATTACAATTAAAGATATACCATTATATATAAAAGAAGAAGTAAAAAAAGAAAATAAAAATAATATTAAAGTATTTACTGACAATAATATTTTAAATTCTTCTAAAAATGAAATTTTAAATATCATTCAAAATTCAGATGAAGTATTACCAATGAAGGCTTATGAAAAGATGATAATAGAAAAAGCTTTAAGAAAATATGGAAGTTTTAATGCAGCAGGAAAAGTATTAGGATTAAATCATAAAACAATAGCATCTAAAGCTAAGGAATTTGGGATTGAAAAAACTATAAATTGGAGAAGAAAATAA
- a CDS encoding MIP/aquaporin family protein produces the protein MSIFMSELIGSMLLILLGDGVVANVVLKDSKGTASGWIVITTGWALAVAIPALIFGGYSGAHFNPALTVALAAIGTIPWSAVPEYFAGEFLGAFLGAILVFIMYYDQFKATDDKDGKLGVFCTAPAIRNTGINFVGEVIGTFMLVFGILGLGAVQMAPGLNTVCVGGLIFVIGLSLGGPTGYAINPCRDLSPRIAHAILPVPDKRDSDWGYSWIPVVAPIVGGLIGAFLWQAII, from the coding sequence ATGTCAATTTTTATGTCTGAATTAATAGGGTCAATGTTACTTATCCTTCTAGGAGATGGCGTTGTTGCAAACGTTGTTTTAAAAGATTCAAAGGGTACAGCATCAGGTTGGATAGTTATTACAACTGGTTGGGCACTAGCTGTTGCTATTCCTGCACTAATATTTGGAGGATATAGTGGAGCACACTTTAATCCAGCATTAACAGTAGCTCTTGCAGCAATTGGAACTATTCCATGGTCAGCAGTTCCGGAATACTTTGCAGGTGAATTTTTAGGAGCATTTTTAGGAGCTATATTAGTATTTATTATGTATTATGATCAATTCAAAGCAACTGATGATAAAGATGGTAAATTAGGAGTATTCTGTACAGCACCAGCAATCAGAAACACAGGTATAAACTTTGTTGGCGAGGTTATTGGAACATTTATGTTAGTATTTGGTATATTAGGATTAGGTGCTGTTCAAATGGCACCAGGACTTAACACAGTATGTGTTGGTGGACTAATATTTGTAATCGGTTTAAGTTTGGGTGGTCCTACAGGATATGCTATTAATCCTTGTAGAGATTTATCACCAAGAATAGCACATGCTATTTTACCTGTACCAGATAAAAGAGATTCTGATTGGGGATATTCTTGGATTCCAGTAGTAGCTCCAATAGTTGGTGGTTTAATAGGTGCTTTCTTATGGCAAGCAATTATTTAA